The following proteins are encoded in a genomic region of Amphiura filiformis chromosome 11, Afil_fr2py, whole genome shotgun sequence:
- the LOC140163618 gene encoding putative nuclease HARBI1 — protein MAAALAATAELLRQLRERQNRPQRVYRDRSNPFEELSEKQFRTRYRMYKHTAIELIDMMAPDLQRDTERGHALPPYLQVLTALRYYATGSFQSVVGDLYGIDQGTVSRVVCDVSPLIARRRGQFIQFISDQQDLQQRQLDFFNYCNFPGVLGAIDCTHVPIQSPGGPNALYFMNRKRRYSINTQIVCDMEGRILNIVARWPGSAHDSRIFNESSLKAELERGQIEGHLLGDSGYPCLRYLMTPLLAPANAADERYNKAQIRGRNVIERLNGMLKRRFPCLNHMRIKLDTVFAVIIACATLFNFLLVRRDPAIPTKLPEQIPGNVRPLRNLRQTGNLKRQQLIREHFGN, from the exons ATGGCTGCTGCCTTGGCTGCCACTGCTGAGCTACTCAGGCAGTTACGTGAGCGGCAAAATAGGCCTCAAAGAGTGTACCGTGATCGATCAAACCCCTTTGAGGAACTTTCTGAGAAACAATTCAGGACGAGATATAGAATGTATAAACACACAGCCATTGAGCTTATAGATATGATGGCGCCAGATCTACAGAGGGACACAGAAAGGGGGCATGCCCTACCACCATACTTGCAAGTATTAACTGCTTTACGGTATTATGCAACAG GATCATTCCAAAGTGTAGTTGGTGACCTCTATGGTATCGATCAGGGCACAGTAAGCAGGGTAGTTTGTGATGTATCACCACTTATTGCACGACGACGAGGGCAATTCATCCAATTCATTAGCGACCAGCAAGATCTGCAGCAGCGTCAGTTGGATTTCTTCAACTACTGCAACTTCCCTGGGGTACTTGGTGCCATAGACTGTACTCATGTTCCGATTCAAAGTCCAGGAGGCCCTAATGCTTTGTACTTCATGAATAGGAAAAGGAGATACAGTATTAACACACAGATTGTATGTGATATGGAGGGTAGAATTCTCAACATCGTAGCTCGTTGGCCTGGGAGCGCTCACGACTCCCGAATTTTCAACGAGTCATCATTGAAGGCAGAATTAGAAAGAGGACAAATCGAAGGACATCTTCTTGGAGATAGCGGATACCCATGTTTGCGATACCTGATGACCCCTCTTCTAGCTCCAGCAAATGCAGCAGATGAGAGATACAATAAAGCCCAAATCAGAGGCAGGAATGTCATCGAGAGGTTAAATGGCATGTTGAAAAGGCGATTTCCCTGCTTGAATCATATGCGGATCAAGCTAGATACTGTCTTTGCTGTCATCATAGCATGTGCTACATTGTTTAACTTTCTGTTGGTACGACGAGATCCTGCAATTCCAACAAAATTGCCAGAGCAGATCCCAGGAAATGTAAGGCCACTTCGCAACTTGCGGCAAACAGGTAACCTGAAGAGACAGCAGCTCATCCGTGAACACTTTGGCAATTGA